The segment tccattccttaaaagtaatgaaCCGAGACCCCGAAGGGgccgaggtccattgcttttaaggaatggagtgatacgagtacattgacccacttaaaatccacctttgGTGGACCCCTTGctactaaactttgtgcattttaatcatgtcttacgtttttcattcttttgttgcatgcatttatatctacttgtataaaggttaacctactttccgaacactccattcctgaaaaataatggagtgttcgaacaaaagaatgacgtcataggtggattttaatatattttagttGCTGGCTAGTATACAACATTTCACATTTaaaagtagccagttactaaaTTGATAGGTAACTTAATCGATTTTTTCACGAAAACAACTTTCGATTAGATAAAACACAAAACTCTCATTGCCTccaattttcattgatttatctGATCAAATCTTTTATTtggaacaacaacaaaagtttgGCCCACAGTGAGTTGCTGTACAGCCGCGAAATCCGTATTTCCAGGTGTTGATCCATTTGGTGTTGGGTGTGTTCTTAGAACCCCGACTGGCATATATATGCAATGTGTTAATGCATCGCGGTCGACTGTTACAAAGATAAAGCATTAGTACATATTAAAGGAGTGCGTGGCATATGTTGCTTtgttgtaaaacttatataaaATCAGTATAAACTATAAAagtaataattttctttgatgcagACTAAATACTTTATCTAAGactttctatttttttttttattcttcatGCTATATTACAATCAATAAGTAGCAACTGCTCTTTCACCAAACATCCGAGTTTAGAACATGAAGGCAGTGAGCCTTTGAGAAAGGAAAGTGTTTCGCCCACGATTAAGAACCCTGCGAATTTTGAGCTGAATCAGTTGCCTGTTTCGTATGGTACTTCATCTGAAGTAGGTGACGTATGAAATAATCTCACTGAAACGTTAACACgcttttatatatgtaataagATAATGTTAGCATATATAACTTACAGAAAAGCACCGCCCGAAACCTTGCCCATGTTAGAAACAGACCGACAGATGTCAACACAAGACCGTCCACTCGAACACTTGCGAGGAATCGCTGCAGTATAGGAATTATCCGGAGCTAATCCCACACATACTGCGGTAGCAATTTCGTGATCTTCACCATAGATGCCTACAATATGATTCCCCACGGCTGAAAGTAAGGATAAAAATGTATCTGATCAGTTTCATGGTCAAAAAGACTGAGTGTGACAGTTCTTATATTGTAGTTGTATACTAAATGTGTGCATATAGTGGGGAGAATGAAAACGTATACTCTCCAATTGTAATACTGAATACAGGGTTATTTTAGCCCCGTGTTATTTTCGCCCTTTTACACTTGTTGACGGTTTCGCCTCGCTTTGAATTCGTCCACACtcagttgtgttaaaagagagataatGGAGAACGGTTTCGCCCAGTCTTACATTCGCCACTGACAACGATAGCGAAAAGGGACAAAAATAAAACGGGGGCAAATTTTTCCCTGTATACATACTACAATAGATATGAAGGTTATATTTGAATTGTTTCGGTAAACTTTTCATTAGCGTCCCAAACGAGTTTTAAACAGGATTTTGATTTAAACTGGTTTGCTATTTCATTAGGTCTAATTTGAATTCATCTGTCGACGCATCTAATGTCGAAATATTtcgataagtacatgtattcaaatgaCGAAAATTTGACACTTACCTAATGCCAACAAGGAAAACACCACTGAGAGTTCCATGAAAGCTGTATGTGGATTTGGATCTGGTCACGACCTGCTATGTGTATGATTAAATATTAAGTTGTATTTATAGGATATTTGTGacatgagtgaaacattctcgagcgtgacgttaagcaagatacaaatcaatcaatccacaTTTCAAATAATTTGTCTGTGTGGATCATGTTTCCAAAACACATGGCGCATTTCATCCATTGTCCAAACTTTGTATTTCCCTACGCACGACACGTACATATGTACACCAACAATTATTGACATGAACTAAACACACGAAGGAACATCTGTATGCTGAATAGAAATAGGTTACGGACTATTTAGTTCATACACCCTCAAAAGTTGCGTGTAAAGTAGACGTATTCTTAATGTACCACATTTCTTTGTCAATTGAAAATTGCTAAATTTCTTATCTAGATGTTGCCTTCAGGTCGGGCAAAAAGTATTGAGTTATATCAAGTGTACCACAAGGTTGTTGTCTTTGTTCAGCCCTATTATATATCTTTAATGACAATTCTATATCATGAAacaatatattatacacaagaatacaaaatttatatcaGAGTAACACGTATCcatggaaacaccagaggtgggatcgggtggcTAGGAGATCCAGAAGTTTACAAACAATCCTTGTT is part of the Ostrea edulis chromosome 2, xbOstEdul1.1, whole genome shotgun sequence genome and harbors:
- the LOC130052409 gene encoding uncharacterized protein LOC130052409 — protein: MELSVVFSLLALAVGNHIVGIYGEDHEIATAVCVGLAPDNSYTAAIPRKCSSGRSCVDICRSVSNMGKVSGGAFLRPRCINTLHIYASRGSKNTPNTKWINTWKYGFRGCTATHCGPNFCCCSK